A single Lacerta agilis isolate rLacAgi1 chromosome 10, rLacAgi1.pri, whole genome shotgun sequence DNA region contains:
- the SLC38A2 gene encoding sodium-coupled neutral amino acid transporter 2 gives MTKAEMGKLNTTPDEDSSSYSSNSNDFNYPYPTKPAAMKSHYVDMDPENQNFLLESNPGKKKYETEYRPGTTSFGMSVFNLSNAIVGSGILGLSYAMANTGIALFVILLFFVSIFSLYSVHLLLKTANEGGSLLYEQLGMKAFGMAGKLAASGSITMQNIGAMSSYLYIVKYELPLVIKAFMNVKESTGEWYFNGDYLVILVSLFLILPLSLLKNLGYLGYTSGFSLLCMVFFLIVVICKKFQIPCGLESDLINATLNTTLEHLSTTAPFHVSEVNITSDDQCTPKYFIFNSQTVYAVPILTFSFVCHPAVLPIYEELKGRSRRRMMKVSNVSFFAMFLMYLLAALFGYLTFYGNVEPELLHTYAEVLGADVLLLIVRLAVLMAVTLTVPVVIFPIRSSITQLLCSGKEFSWWRHTAITMALLVFTNILVIFVPTIRDIFGFIGASAAAMLIFILPSAFYLKLVKKEPIKSVQKIGALLFLISGIFVMTGSMTLIILDWTSNAASNGH, from the exons ATGACCAAAGCTGAAATGGGCAAGCTCAACACTACTCCTGACGAAGACAGCAGCAGCTACAGTTCCAACAGCAATGACTTCAACTACCCCTACCCAACCAAACCAGCTGCTATGAAGAG CCATTATGTAGACATGGATCCAGAAAACCAAAACTTTTTACTTGAATCCAATCCTGGAAAGAAGAAATATGAAACTGAATAT CGTCCAGGTACTACTTCCTTTGGAATGTCAGTATTTAATCTGAGCAATGCTATTGTGGGCAGTGGCATCCTTGGGCTTTCTTATGCCATGGCAAACACTGGAATTGCTCTCTTTGT aattcttcTGTTCTTCGTGTCGATATTTTCTTTATACTCCGTTCATCTCCTCTTGAAGACTGCCAATGAAGGAG GGTCTCTGCTATATGAACAACTGGGAATGAAGGCCTTTGGCATGGCTGGAAAACTTGCAGCATCTGGATCTATTACAATGCAGAACATTGGAG CTATGTCAAGCTACCTGTACATTGTGAAATATGAGTTACCATTGGTCATCAAGGCATTTATGAACGTCAAAGAGAGCACAGG AGAATGGTACTTCAACGGTGATTATTTGGTTATATTGGTATCCTTGTTCCTCATTCTTCCTCTGTCATTGTTGAAAAATTTAG GTTATCTGGGTTACACCAGTGGATTTTCCTTGTTGTGCATGGTCTTCTTCCTTATTGTT GTCATTTGCAAGAAATTTCAAATTCCATGTGGACTGGAAAGCGACTTGATTAATGCAACTCTGAATACCACCCTAGAACATCTGTCAACCACTGCACCTTTTCATGTATCAGAAGTTAATATAACCAGTGATGACCAATGCACACCGAAATATTTCATCTTCAATTCACAG ACTGTCTACGCTGTACCAATCTTAACATTTTCCTTCGTCTGCCATCCTGCTGTTCTTCCTATTTATGAAGAACTGAAAGG GCGAAGCCGCAGAAGAATGATGAAAGTCTCCAATGTTTCATTTTTTGCCATGTTCCTCATGTATCTTCTGGCTGCTCTCTTCGGCTACCTGACATTTTATG GAAATGTTGAGCCAGAGTTGCTTCATACTTACGCTGAAGTCTTGGGAGCTGATGTTCTTCTCCTTATCGTTCGTCTGGCAGTCCTGATGGCAGTGACACTTACTGTGCCAGTTGTGATTTTCCCA ATCCGCAGCTCCATCACACAGTTGTTGTGTTCAGGGAAAGAATTTAGTTGGTGGCGCCATACTGCAATTACAATGGCTCTTTTGGTATTCACCAACATTCTCGTGATCTTTGTTCCCACAATTCGAGACATATTTGGATTCATTG GTGCCTCCGCTGCTGCCATGCTGATCTTTATACTACCATCTGCTTTCTACCTTAAGCTAGTGAAGAAAGAACCAATAAAATCTGTTCAGAAGATTGGG GCTCTTCTTTTCCTGATCAGTGGCATATTTGTGATGACTGGAAGTATGACCTTGATCATTCTGGATTGGACCAGCAATGCTGCTTCTAATGGCCATTAG